The Balaenoptera acutorostrata chromosome 2, mBalAcu1.1, whole genome shotgun sequence genomic sequence TACCTGGTGGTTGCCCAGCAATTCTGTAAGTTCTGCTAAGTGATGCCCAGAACATTGCCTTGCACTTAGTaccattcaataaaaatttgtgaAATTGTAATTCAATGTTGTGCtttgtttgggaaaaaaatttttttttgctgtttcctAGATAAGACATAATCTTTGGAGTCACTCTTGTTGATTCTAGACTCGATGGCTTAGCCCATTTTGGCATCATTTTCCACTCTGGTCACTCCTAGTCTCAGCTTGGTTCAGACTTCCTTGAAGTTTTAATATTCTATTCAGTGGCTGCTTTTTGAGAGGGGGCAGCAAAGCACAGGAACTGAAAAATACTGTGAGTGGAAGAAAAGGACCTTCCTCTACTTGGCTCTACTCTCACACATTGTAAAAGGCATAACCAAGTTCTTTCCCCTTTCAGATACTTCAACAATCCAGCAGTGTTGAATGTGTGATACACAAATGGTCAGTCTTTCCTTACCCTTTATCTTGGATATGTGAAGATTAACACacccctggggaaaaaaaagcaaagtcaaGTCTATCAGGAGTTAAAATAgaaagggggtgtgtgtgtgtgcgtgcgtgcatgcgtgtgtgtacacgcatgtgcgtgtgtgtgcgagctcacgtgtgtgcgtgtgtgtgcgcacgtgtgcctgtgtgtgtgaacATGCTCATATAGGAGGCAGAGGGCACACATAAATGTGGGAAAACATCCCCAGACACAGTTCCCTGTACACCACTACACCGCTGCCTCATTCTGTCCTACTCCAGAAAGAAACTCAATTAAGTAGATTTGGAAAGCCAGGAGACTGGTGGAAAATACTTTGAACCAAAGAAACCAACCCtggggctctttggtggggctaatggcgagccccctgggagggctcatgccaaggagtactttccagaacttctgctgccagtgtccttgtccccacagtgagccacagccaccacccgcctctgcaggagaccctccaacactagcggAAGAAAGAACCTTCTAAATCCAGTGTGGAGAAAAAAGTGACCAAGGTTGCAGAAGCAAAAAAGTaatgaagagaaattttaaagtaaataagaaaGTAACATTTACTGATGAAGGAGAGTTGGTTCAGCAGTGGCCACAAGTGCAGAAGTCTGTCTCCAAGGAtactgaggaagaggaagatgctGGTGGTATAAACTTAGATAAAGCAAAGGAAAGGCTTCAAGAAGAGGACAAATTTGACAAAGAAGAATATAGGAAGAAAATTAAGGCAAAGCGTCGGgagaaaagactgaaagaaaggGAAGCCAGAAGAGAAGCCAGTAAGAAACAAGCAAAGGCTAAAGATGAAGAAGAAGCCTTTCTGGATTGgagtaatgatgataatgatggatTTGATCCAAGCATACTTCCAGATCCAGATAAGTACAGAAGCCCCGAAGAATCAGATAATGaagatatggaaaataaaattaggttTCTTGGctgcgaggcacgtgggatcttagctccacgaccagggatcgaatccacaacccctgcattagaaggtgacgtcttaaccactggaccaccagtgataCCAAGAAGAAGCAGGCAATGAGGAAAAGGAACAACAGTGAAGTGGAAGATGTGGGACCCACAAGTCATGACAGAAAGAAGACAAAGTGGGAAACCTCAGAGCCTTTGGATACAGGCCTGTCTTTAGCCGAGGATGAAGAGCTTGTGTTACATCTGCTCAAAAGTCAAAGCCAAATAGTACTTGCTCTTGTCTTCTCCTTGAAACCTCTAGTCATGATTATGTGGGCAAGAAGTTGAAAAAACAGTTGGCTTTGGGGCACTTAGGTAACATGAGTCCCATGCCCAAAGGACCCATTCTTCAGACAGGAGCTATCATACCTCTAAGCCACAGGCCATGCTTGCGCCATCCCAGAGCAAACTCACAGTGATGGTGGATTATAAAATTTCCTGATCCCATTTTCCAGCCTGTGCTCTGTTAGATTTTATCCATGGGTTCCTACATCTTATCACCAGAAATGCTTCCTTTGTTTTACTGGCAAGTTCTAGAGACCTTGTTTCATTGTTGGAAATTCCAGTCTTGCTTACCATACAGAAGTTTCTCTGTAATATTAAACAAAAttgctcagaggaaaaaaaaaaaagaaaccaaccctatcatttaaaaaaaaaaaaaacctccatatTTGTGACCTGTGCAATACCTGATAGTAAAAATATCCAAGAAAATGTTATTCCAAAAAGGACACTGAACATTAGGTAGCTTCTGTGAAAagtgaattgctataaacttttcAAGTAGCTCCACACATTTACTCAAACTAAAATTCTAATATGAAAAGTAAATgtagctttttttatttttctaattttcaccCACCCTGAGATATCTTAATCTCTTCAACCTCAACAATTTCTTTTCGGTATCAATAGCCCTTTTAGGGAAATTCTGTTTCTCAGATGCCCCTCCCCAGGCTCAACACCAAGATGGCATTTGGACTTAAGTCCTTGTGGGGACCTGGGACTTTCTCAGCAATGTGCTCCTTCCCATTGCACTGGTGGCGTGGACCCATGAAGTCCATGGCCGATGAATTTGTGTGGGTTCCTCCTCAGCCTGGCTCGGGTCATATGTTCCTCTCTCCTGACCCCATGTTGGCCACCCACCCCCCATGCAACCTCCTGAAGTCTAACTGTAATTCCTCTTTGCTCCCCGCAGCAGGCAGGCAGCCCAAGCTCCAACTGtggtgaagaggaagaagattagggaagaaatgtaatgaaaatgaaatttttaaaatatcagctgacaatctatttttttcctctcttctccccagtAAATTAAGCTGTCAGGCAGGGAGCCATTCTGTCATTATAGCTGCTacaaaaggaggaggagagggagaaagcccTCTCAGGAGGAAGGGTATGAGGGAAGGGAAGTTCCAACATGCCAGGAAGAAGTAGTAATCTGGCCTTTTTCAGCCTCCAGGAGATaatggagaagggaagagaacagAAGTAGAAAAAGCAAGACTTGAGATGTTTGCTGACTGATATCACAGAAGATAGGCCAAGAAGAAAGCTGCAGACTTCACAGAGGTATCTAAGGACCCCTGCACGGCAGAATGCAGGGGGCCTAACTATGTGCACGGCCCTCTTAGCAACTCAAAGCAGCTGCTTTAGAGTAAAACTGGAAGGGTTATGGGATGACATGGTGTTGAGGGGCTGCCTAAACTTTCTCAGCTCCTGGTGGCATGAAAATTTGCTAGCTGCTCCCCTGTGGCTTGTGGTAGAGCACAAAGGAGTTGATGTTGCTGGCTGGTCAACTTCCCCGGGTCATCCGACTGAGAACCATGTCTCCAGGACCATGACCCAGGTCAAGAACCAAATGGAAGTTCACAGCCAGGTCTCAGGCAAACCATGCAGTGTCAATAACAGCGGACCAGCTAAACTACTCCAAGAGAAACCAGACCACAAGTTCTCCAGAAACTTCAGCAATGGGAGCCAGCAGAGAGagcaggggcaagatgggcaacgAACATTCTTTCCACAGAAAGACAAGGATCCACTCACAGATCagagccctctcccctccccctgctatTGCCACAAGAACACAGAAAGGCCATGACCCCAGAAGCCATCTTTGTCAGGGAGAAGGAGGACGGTGAAGAATTGTGaaagaataaacatttactgaaaaggCATAAActaaaagggaatgaaatcagAATATAATGATAAATCCTTAATTTGTGATTCCCTGGCCTATACTGCTCAGTAGAgtaaaaaggggaggggggagagggtgTTCACAAGGAAGATTGGATTTCTGTTGAAAAGTAAAATAGCCACATTTTTTTTGCACTTTTGTGGATGGAATGAGTAAATATGCCATTCTGCTGTAATAGTTAATAGAATGAAGTTTTTAGTGTATTGCTCATTCAGCAAATAAGTCTTTTGATGAATTACTCAATCAGCTAATTACTAGTCCATTAATCACAGTTTGGCAAACTGGTGCTCAGCAAATTGGTTTTTTAGAAAACTGATCTTTTGATAAATTGCTTTTCAGTGAATTGATCTGTTTCAGcctactgattaaaaaaaacagaaaatcccCATTCTCATGATGCTTATTTTGACTCTACATTGTCTTACCTCAAATTTTGCACTAGTTGGAAACACTTTAAGATACATTTATATTGCTTTCATATCAGCACCTGCAGCTTGACCATTTTGGCATAAACATGAAATCTAATGAAGCATGCATAACTAGTCACAAATCTGGTGTGAGTGGCTCTCCAATACAGTGATAGCATTTCTAGAACCCTTCCAGACATGATCAGaatgcaaaagagaaaaggaagaaagcgGGGTGGGGAAGATGAAGGGGAGGTTGAATGATAAAAATAACCCTGCAACAACCTGCACTGACGCTGTGAAAATCCACAGATTTTCAGCTCTCAGCTGGGGCTTGCAAGCCTTGGGCTCACTCTGAGATAATCATTCCTACTTCAAACCAATGTGTAGTTCCACTCCACACAGAATTCTTTCTCATCACTAAACTTTGTTGGTGCATGGTATGCAACATTTTTTCCAAGGTCTACTTTGCATAAGTTGAGACTTTTTTTGTCCCTGGAGCATCTGTAGTAAGACATCCTTACAATTAAAATCATCCAATGTCATATTCCTCAACGTGGAAGGCAAGCTCTCCCTGCCTGGTCGTTTTGATTCTAGCTCTCCCTACTCCAACACGATGCAGGCAAGTAGGTGCTATCTATGTCTCCCAGATATCACATGTCACTTCTGCCACGAACTGTCTCTCCCTGCCTACCTCCTGCTCAACCCCTCTTTTTTCCAAGGCTCTCTGATCTCAACAACCACATGAAACTTTGTATCAACTATCGCAACCCACATTGATCTCTTCATTTTTTGGATGCTTGACTGCATCACTCATTTTGGCTCTCAAACTCCAttcatttcatattttacttatttcatgTATGTGTCACTCCGAACATCATACATTTCTTGAACTGAGGCGTTGAGCTGAGGTGCTGTGTCTGATATTTCAGCACCTCGTTCTGTGATGAGGACATCAACATATACTCTAATATAGGCTTATGATACTGAATGGAATTTTCTACTGTAACTTAAACACTGTGATCGGATTTAGAAATAATTGTGCTTGCTCATATGCTCAAAATAGACACCATACCAAATCACTTAGTAGAAAGAATGCTTTCAGAAAAATTTTTGTAACGATGGGGAAGGATGGTATTCAGAAATGGAACTGAATTGGTTCTTTGGAAAATCAACGTTGGAACATAAAATTCTTCTGACAAATTTGTTGAACAAAGACTACAGACCTAGTGTATATGGCTGTTTCTGGGGGGAAAATAAATTTAGGATCCAAATGAGATAATAGAAGCAGAGACAGAGTAATTCACTTAAGAGGGAAAAACCTTAACAAAAtgcaagacaagaaaataaagaaattatcttCATGTCACAATAAGCCATAAATTAAATACGAAGGTATTTTTAGAGTGAGTATGATATTGGGGTAGAATGAATAAGCATATGTACTATTGAACAGAGATCTGAAAACAAagtaatttttgacaaagggCTCATACACAGTCTGCCCCCtcgaatctgcagatgcagaccCCACAGATATTGAGGGCCAACTGCGCTgtgccattttatgtaagggatttgagcatccacagattttggtatccgtggGGCACCTGGAAACTATCTCCCTCAGATACCGAGGGAAGACTGTAGTAAGTGTCTTAAAGTTTCCTTAAATGAACTTAAAATCAACTTGGTAATGTAGTTTATGCATGTCTCAAGAATACGTCTATTAAACACTTGCGGGCAGTAAGGTACATTCTTTATGTCCTCTTACAACTGGTTAATCTTTGAggtattaaattttcatttgggaACCTCATCCAGAGGTGTGAAAAAATTGGAGTTAAAAAgcgaatgaaatagaaactatcacaacattgttaatcggctacaccccaatataaaataaaaagttaaaaaaaaataatttaaaaaaataatttttttaaaaagcaagtgaaataaagactaaaaaaataaagcaaagattaAAGATTTTTTAAGCATGATTTTACCTACATAACTACTATGAATATTTTTGATGTATATATAAGTCAAAATGTTACcattatatatttagaaatatagagataaataccagaagaaacagctaaaagatttgaaaataataCCTCTGTggagagaaaaatggagctgtaaTAGGTCAGGGaacaaggactttttttttcattagaagCTTTGTAAtactttaattgatttttaaagtttgaaatttattactttgaaaacattaaaattaaattttaatgaaggtGCTGAGGAGCTGATTGGAGGTTCTGCACACCTAGGTGGAACTTCTCAGCTGGTGACCTTCGCTCTGGGTGACT encodes the following:
- the LOC103017357 gene encoding probable ATP-dependent RNA helicase DDX10, whose product is MKRNFKVNKKVTFTDEGELVQQWPQVQKSVSKDTEEEEDAGGINLDKAKERLQEEDKFDKEEYRKKIKAKRREKRLKEREARREASKKQAKAKDEEEAFLDWSNDDNDGFDPSILPDPDKYRSPEESDNEDMENKISDTKKKQAMRKRNNSEVEDVGPTSHDRKKTKWETSEPLDTGLSLAEDEELVLHLLKSQSQIQAGSPSSNCGEEEED